GCTGGATGACCGGCTGTTGCACCGCAAAGAGGCCGCGCGGCAACTCGGCGTCGCTCCAGCACTCGAACGGGTGGCTGGTCGGCGCCAGCAGATCGGCGTGCGCGGCGGTCTCGTCGACGCGATCGCCGAGCGAGAGCACGAACGGCACCTTGCCCATCGCCTCGGCGAAGCCGAGCGCGGCCGGCGCGTCGTAGACCGGGTTCGCCCCGGCGACGAGAAGCACCTCGACGCGACCCGCCGACATGTCGGCGGCGAGCGCGGCGAGAGCAGCGCCGGTCCCGGAAACCGGGCGGACCGCCGCGGCGTCCTCGAAGAGCCCCGCATCGAACGCTCCGACCGTCAGGTTCAGCAGGATCGCCGCGAGCTCCAGGGCCGGACCGGCCGCCGCTCCCGAGGCCGAACCGCCGCCGAGCACGACCGCCCGGCCGGCCGCTGCCGCCAACTCGCCGGCCAGCGCACGCAGGAGCGCCGGATCGACCCCGGCCTGCGACGCCACGGTGTCGACGGCGAAGGGCGCCAGCGCAGCCGCCACCGCCGGGTCCCCGGCCAGCGGACCGAAGCGCCGCACCACCACCAGCTCGTGGGCCAACGCCGACGCCACCGCCGCGAGGCTCGAGTCGCGGACGCGAATCCGTTGATCGGCGTTGGATCCGGTCAACGTGAGGCGCCCTTCGAGCTGAACGAAGCGATTCATCCGCGTGCCGTTTGCCCCTTCCGGGGTGCGGCGAGCGGCGAAGTCGCGCTCGAGGCCGTCCTCCGGCCGATCGACGAACTCGGCACCGAGACCGAGGACGAAGTCCGCCTTGTCGAGTCGCGGTCTCGGTACCCGCGCGTCGCCGAACGCCTTCTCCCAGGCGAGGGGCAGCGCTTCGGCGACGACCGGTGCCCAGGCGATGTGACGGAGCCCGGTGCGCGCCGCGAGCGCGGCGATCGCCGTGGCCAGCGCCGGGCTCGCCACCGGACCGGTGAGCAGCACCGCCTTGGTGCCGGCGGACTTCAGGCGTGCGACGACGTCGGGGCCGATGGCGCTCCAGCTCGACGCCACCGCCGGTCCCTTGCCGCGCCGGATCGACAGCGGGCCGCGGGCGCGGTCCGGGTCGTAGATGTCCATGATCGCGGCGTGATGCCGCAGCGCCAGGCCTCGTCCGCTGGGATCGCTCGGACTGGGCGCGACCAGGATCGGCCGACCCTCGCGGGTCTTGACGAGGACGGGAGTGCCGTCGAGCACGGTGTGGAAGAACCGCGCCGGCCCGAGGCCGTCGACCAGGCTCTCCGGCATGTCGTGGAACGGGATGGTCGCTTCCTGCGGCGGCTGGCAGCCGGCGCTCGCGAGCGCCCCGGCGGCGGTGGCCAGGCCACCCAACCGGAGGAACTCGCGGCGGTCCAGGGCGGAGGCTTCCGGCCGCTCGCTGGTCTCGTTCGGATTCATCGTGGTCTCCCTCACCGGTGGCACGTGACGCAGGTCGTGGGTGCCTTCATCTCCGGCTTCCGGTGACAGTCGAGGCACCACTGCATGTTGAAGGGGGTCTGCACGCGGACGATCTCCTCCTGCTCGACCTTGCCGTGGCAGTTCTCGCAGACGTTGATCGGCCGCCCCTCGGCATCGATCGTCGGGAGCTTGAGCTTGCCGCTCTCGTCCCGGGCGTTGAGGTGCGCCGAATGGTCGTAGTAGACGAAGTCGGGCAGGTCGTGGACCTTGACCCACGGGATCGGCTCGCCGCGGTCCCAGTACGCCCGCAGCTTCAGCACCCACTCCCGGCTCAGGCCGACTGTCGAGTGGCAGTTCATGCACACCGCCGTCGAGGGGACGGTGGCGTGGCGGCCCTTGTACGGCATGGTGTGGCAGTACAGGCAGGGGATGCCGAAGCCGCCGACGTTGACCTTCTCGCCCTTCGCATCGGTCTGCCAGACGGGGGGACCCGCCATGCGCGTGTGCCGGAAAAGGATCGGCTGGCGTGGCTCGTAGCCCTGGCGCGCGTTGCTCAACGCGTACGCGAGGGCGCCCGTCGCGGCCAGCGCCACGAGCAGCGCGACGATGCGGACGGGCTTGCTCCTTCCGTTCATTCGGGAACCCTCCTTGTCGGATCGGCTGGCGTCATCGCAGCTCCGGATGCCTCGCGCCCCTCGCCCGCCGGTCGACGCGCACTCGCGGAGCTGGCGACCGTGGCCGGGCGGTGCGGCTCCTCGTCGTCGAAGAGGATCCGCACCGCGGGGGTGTCGAGGTCGTCGAACTGTCCGCTGCGCGCCGCCCAGATGAAGAATCCGACGGCGATCGCCGCGATGAGCAGCGCCAGCGGTAGCAGGACGAAGATCGTCTCCACGTCAGGCCTCCGCTCCGGCCGGCGGCACGAGGCGCGCGGCCTGCCCTCGGCTGCGGATCGCGAACGAGCGACCGAAGGCCGAGGAGAGAACGACGGCAAGCGAGGAGATCGGCATGAGGACGGCCGCGAGCAGCGGACCGACCATGCCGGCGATCGCCAGCGCCGAAGCGCCGGCGTTGTAGACGAGCGAGAAACCGAGATTGCGGCGCACCACGCGACGGACACGGCGTGCGCCGTCGAGCAGGTCGAGCACCGGCGCGACCCCTTCGCGGGTCAGCACCACGTCGGCGGCGACGAGGGTGGCACCGGTGCCGCCGTGCACCGCGACGCCGACGTCGGCGAGCGCCAGCGCCGCCGCGTCGTTGACTCCGTCGCCGACCATCACCACGTGGCCACGTCCCCGGCTCTCGGCGACCTGCGCCGCGACGAGGTCGCGCTTGACCTCCGGCGTGAGGCCGCCGAGCGCGTCCGCAGGCGCGAGACCGAGCTCGGCACCGACGCGCGCCACGACCTCGGCGTGGTCGCCCGAGAGGATCCGCACGCGAATCCCGCGTGCGCGCAGGGCATCGACCGTCGTTCGCGCATCGGCGCGCAGCGCGTCGCCGATCCCGGCGACGCCGCCGACGACCCCGTCCACCGCGACGAACACCGGGCTGAGTCGCTCGGCCACCATCCCGTCGGCGGCGGCCACCGCCGTCGCCGGAACGATGGCTCCGACCTCGTCCATGTGCGTGCGGCTGCCGACGGCGACCCGGTGCGCGTCGACGCTCCCCGAGATCCCCTTCCCCGGCGCCTCGACCACGTCGGCGACCGCCCGGACGGCGCGCAGCGGTCGTGCCGCGGCACCACGGAAGGCACGCGCCACGGCGTGCGAGGACTCGTTCTCGAGGGCGCGCGCCAGCTCGAGCACCACGTCGTCCCCGGACCAGCGAGCCACGGTCGCCCGCCCTTCGGTGAGCGTGCCGGTCTTGTCGAGCAGCACCGTACCGACCTCGCGCAGCCGCTCGAGGGCATCGGGGTTCTTGACGAAGATCCCGGCGCGCGCCGCCCGCAACAGCGCGACGGACACGGCGAGCGGCACCGAAAGTCCGAGCGCACAGGGACAGGCGACGACGAGCAGGGCGACGACCCGCTCGAGGGCGATCTCGGGACCGAGCGCCCACCAGCCGATCCCGGTCGCCACCGAGGCCGCGAGGAGCACCATGACGAAGCGGCGGGCCAGTCGATCGGTGATCTGCAGCAGCTTCGGCTTGCGCGACAGCGCCTCGTCGACCAGGGTGAGCAACGCGCCGACCCGGGTGCGCTCGCCGGCGGCCTCGACCCGCACCACCAGGCGCGCGCCGAGGTTCGTCGCGCCGGCGTTGACGAAGTCGCCCTCGCGCACCGCGACCGCTGCCGATTCGCCGGTCAGCACCGCGTTGTCGAGCGCGGAGCGCCCGCCGAGGACGACGCCGTCGACCGGCACCAGCTCGCCAGAACGCACCTCGACGCGGTCTCCCGGCGCCAGGACGGCGAGTGGAACTTCGACCGCCGGCGCGTCGATCCCGTCGCCCTCGAGCCGGCGTGCGAATTCGAGGAAGGCAACGCCGCGCAGGCTGTCGGCCCGCTCGAGGGCGGCACGCTGGGCTCCGCGCTGCAGTTGCCGCGCACCGAGGAGGGCGGCGGTCAGCATGGCGAGCGAATCGAACCAGAGCGGTCCGCTGCCGCGCACCACGTTCCAGGAGCTCGCCACGAAAGCCACCGCGAGCGCCAGAGCGATCGGCAGGTCGATGTGGACGAGCCGCGCGCGCAATCCGGCGATCGCCGTCACGAAGAACGGCCGGGCGGCAAATAGCAGCACCGGGGTCGCCACCACCAGCGAGCACCAGCGGAAGAAGGCCTCGTAGCTCGCCGCCATCCCCGAGGCGTCGCCCGCATAAAGGGCGCCGTGAAGGAACATGAGGTTCATCGCACAGGCCGTCGCCACGCCGAGCCGGGCGAGCGCCCTGCGGTCCTCGGCCCGCCGCGCGTCCTGGGAGCGGGCGGCGCGATGGACGTGTGGGGTGTATCCGAGCCGGTCGAGGGCCCGCCCGACGGCCGAGAGCCGGATGTCGCCGGGACGCCAGGTGATTTCGGCGACCCCGCTGCCGAGGTTGAGTCGCACCTCTTCGACGCCGTGCAGGACCGCCGGGAGCTTCTCCACCAGCCAGACGCAGGCCGCGCAATGAACGCCCTCGAGGTAGAGGCGCGTGCGGCAGCGTTCGGCGCCGAGGCTCTCGCTCGCCGCCTGCTGCTCGCGGAGGTCGTCGAAGTCGGCGAAGCTCCGGCCGCTCACCTGCGCCGGCTCGACTCGCGCGCCCTGGCGCTCGACCAGCCGGTAGTACTGGTCGAAGCCCCACTCACGGACCAGCGTGTACACCTGGCGACAGCCCGAGCAGCAGAACTGCTCGGCCTCGCCGTCGCGGACGAGGCTCGCCGGCACCGCGAGCCCGCAGTGGGCACAGAGCACCGGGGCGGCGCTCGCCGGCCGTTCACGCACCACGGTCAACGCGCGGCTCCTTCCACCGCCGGATCGGCGGCCGGAACCTCGAAGCGCGCCGCGTGGACGAACCGCAGGGACTCCCGTCTCACGTCGAGCCGCAGCTCCCAGAGGCCGGGCCGGTCGAGCCGCACGAGGGTGCGGTAGCTGCCGGGCTGCTGCGGCAGGGCGACGAGGTCGCCGACCTGATTGAGTCGCGTGTCCGCCGCCCGCATGGCGAAGAGGCTTCCGGCGAGGTCGCCGACCGGGCGGCCGTCACGGTCGCTCACCTGCACGTCGACCGGCCGCGGCATCCCCGGGACGTGCGGCACGCCGGCCGGCA
This genomic window from Holophagales bacterium contains:
- a CDS encoding heavy metal translocating P-type ATPase metal-binding domain-containing protein, which encodes MTVVRERPASAAPVLCAHCGLAVPASLVRDGEAEQFCCSGCRQVYTLVREWGFDQYYRLVERQGARVEPAQVSGRSFADFDDLREQQAASESLGAERCRTRLYLEGVHCAACVWLVEKLPAVLHGVEEVRLNLGSGVAEITWRPGDIRLSAVGRALDRLGYTPHVHRAARSQDARRAEDRRALARLGVATACAMNLMFLHGALYAGDASGMAASYEAFFRWCSLVVATPVLLFAARPFFVTAIAGLRARLVHIDLPIALALAVAFVASSWNVVRGSGPLWFDSLAMLTAALLGARQLQRGAQRAALERADSLRGVAFLEFARRLEGDGIDAPAVEVPLAVLAPGDRVEVRSGELVPVDGVVLGGRSALDNAVLTGESAAVAVREGDFVNAGATNLGARLVVRVEAAGERTRVGALLTLVDEALSRKPKLLQITDRLARRFVMVLLAASVATGIGWWALGPEIALERVVALLVVACPCALGLSVPLAVSVALLRAARAGIFVKNPDALERLREVGTVLLDKTGTLTEGRATVARWSGDDVVLELARALENESSHAVARAFRGAAARPLRAVRAVADVVEAPGKGISGSVDAHRVAVGSRTHMDEVGAIVPATAVAAADGMVAERLSPVFVAVDGVVGGVAGIGDALRADARTTVDALRARGIRVRILSGDHAEVVARVGAELGLAPADALGGLTPEVKRDLVAAQVAESRGRGHVVMVGDGVNDAAALALADVGVAVHGGTGATLVAADVVLTREGVAPVLDLLDGARRVRRVVRRNLGFSLVYNAGASALAIAGMVGPLLAAVLMPISSLAVVLSSAFGRSFAIRSRGQAARLVPPAGAEA
- a CDS encoding cytochrome c3 family protein, which codes for MNGRSKPVRIVALLVALAATGALAYALSNARQGYEPRQPILFRHTRMAGPPVWQTDAKGEKVNVGGFGIPCLYCHTMPYKGRHATVPSTAVCMNCHSTVGLSREWVLKLRAYWDRGEPIPWVKVHDLPDFVYYDHSAHLNARDESGKLKLPTIDAEGRPINVCENCHGKVEQEEIVRVQTPFNMQWCLDCHRKPEMKAPTTCVTCHR
- a CDS encoding FixH family protein, producing the protein MSFRRLLSDYRWPIYLGGLLTMSIVACGILVYVATRPDAPRPIPGYYEAARAWDADEAVEAASRQLGWTVRYELPAGVPHVPGMPRPVDVQVSDRDGRPVGDLAGSLFAMRAADTRLNQVGDLVALPQQPGSYRTLVRLDRPGLWELRLDVRRESLRFVHAARFEVPAADPAVEGAAR
- the ccoS gene encoding cbb3-type cytochrome oxidase assembly protein CcoS; the protein is METIFVLLPLALLIAAIAVGFFIWAARSGQFDDLDTPAVRILFDDEEPHRPATVASSASARRPAGEGREASGAAMTPADPTRRVPE